DNA sequence from the Acidobacteriota bacterium genome:
CCTCGAGTGCTGTCCCGTCGAAGGTGGTGACGCTGCGAAACATCTGGTCGACGTCGTTCCTGCGCTGTCCGAACGACAGCTCGAGGCGTGCCCGCTCGAGAACGTATCCGACCGAGACATCGAACGTCGCGCCAGCAGCCGAGTCGAGGTCGTAGGCCCAGCGGTAGCCGGGGAATTCGGGCCGCGGGTTCTCGTCGAAGCAGGCATCCGTGGGATAGCAGAGCGGATCGCGGTTGAAGCCGGTCTGTTCGATCTCCGATGCCCGGTTGGTTCCGCCGCCGCCGCCGATGTACCAACCGGACCGCCGCTCGCCGGCCCCGTTCTGGGCAGCCGCATCCGTGACCGAGGAGAGCACCAGAATGCCGCAGGCGGCCGGTGCAATAAGCGATGCGAGACGCATGAGTTCCTCCGCGGGGCCACTTGAGGTTACTGAGAGAAGGCCCTTGTTGACAGAGTACGATGGGTTAGGAGCATGAGAAAAGTCGAGGTGACCATGAGCCCTACTTGTCGTCACAACCCGCGAATCGCCGGCCGTGCCCGGAAGGCTGTGCTGTGCGCCGCGCTGGCCCTGGCGGGCGGAGCAGCGGCGATGCCCGCCGCCGTGCAGCGCGTCGAGCTGACATGGAAGCTGGAGCCCGGAACCGAGCTCGTCTATCGCGAGTCGCAGCAATTCGAGACCGAGTTGCCACAAGGCATGGGAGCGTCGAGCGTGCGCTCGGAGAGCACGCAGCGCTGGAGCGTTCTGGGAGTCGACGGCGACGGCAACGCCACCGTCCGCTTGACCACCGAGCAGGCGCAGATGAACCTCGATCTGCCGATGGGAGCTACGAGTGTCGATTCGGCCGATCCGGGAGGCTCCGAGACACTTCCGGATGCGAATTACACGGTCGTTCTCGATCCGCGGGGAGTGGTGATCGAGATGTCCGGCCTCGAAGAGATGCGCGAGGCGTTGCGCGCCCAGGTGCGGGATGCGCCCAGCCTTGCGATGCTCGACGGCATGTTCAGCGACGAGGCGCTCCGCAGCCAGTGGGCGCAGGGATCCCTTGCACTGCCCACCGAGCCGGTCGTCGTCGGTTCGACGTGGGACAGCGCCTTCACATCGTCGATCCCCGGCTTCGGGTCGATGACGGTCGCTACCTCCTACCGCGTCGAGTCCATCGACGGAGATATCGTCGTCATCGGCAGCTCGGGGACGATGTCCCTGCCGGACGGTGCCGTCAGCTCGTTGCCCGTCCCGGTGCAGTTCGGCGACACGACGATAGTCGGGACCAGCCGTTTCGACGCGGGCAGGGGGTTGCTCCTGGGCACGGAGAGCACCATGCGTTTCGAAATGACCATGGCGATCGTCGGCCAGGAGATCGTCACCGAGACGCTCATGACGACGACCCTGGAACTCATCGAAGGAGGCGGCTAGGAGTCTGCACCGCGGAACGCAGCGAAGCGAAGTGCTGCGGCGCAGGGTCATGAGCGGCGGGATGGGCCGAAACGCAGAGCCGGCGAGGCGTTTCGGGGCGCTGGCGCTTGTCCCGGCCGGTCGACGTCGGGAATGGCCGGCATCCTGAAGCCGAACCAATCGCGAGTAAAATTGCGTTTGGTCGCACCATATGCAATCCTGGCATCGTATGGTTCTCCGCCGCTATTGGATCGAGACGATCGAGCGTCTGTGGCGCGAGAAGTCGGTGCTCTGGCTTTCGGGAGTCCGCCGGGTCGGCAAAACCTTCCTGTGCCGGTCGCTGCCCGAGGTCGAGTACTTCGATTGCGAGCTGCCGAGCACGCGCCGCACGTTGGAGGACCCGGAACGGTTTCTCCGGGACGTCGTCGGCCGGCGGATCGTGGTCGACGAGATCCAGCGCCTGCGCAACCCGTCGGAGTTGTTGAAGATCGCCGCGGACTACCATCCCGAGACTCGCGTCATCGCCACCGGGTCGTCATCCCTCGGCGCCTCGCGGAGGTTCCGCGACACGCTCACCGATCGGAAGCGCGATCTCCGGTTGACGCCGATGATCCCGCAGGACGAAGTGGAGTTCGGCGCCCGTGGCATCGATCACCGGTTCACGCACGGCGGTTTGCCCCCGTTCTTTCTCGCCGCGGAAAGACCTGAGCGGGGATTTCAGGAGTGGCTCGATTCCTACTGGGCCCGCGACATTCAGGAGCTGTTCCGCGTAGAGCGCCGCTGGTCGTTCCTGAGGTTCGTCGAGCTGGTGCTCGCACAGAGCGGCGGCGTCTTCGAGGCCGCACGGTTCGCGCGTCCGTGCGAGATCAGCCGGACCACCGTCGTCAACTACCTGCGGGTCCTGGAGGACACCTTCGTCGTACAGGTCGTCAGACCGTACAGCGCCCGCCGCGCTTCGGAGATCGTGGCCGCGCCCAAGGTCTATGGTTTCGATACCGGGTTCGTCTGTCTGTTCAAGGGTTGGAATCACCTGCGCGACGAGGACAGGGGCGTGTTGTGGGAGCACTACGTGCTCAACGAGTATCTGGCCCGCGCCCTGGACCAGCGTGTGCGGTACTGGCGGGACAAGCGGGGCCACGAGATCGACTTCGTCCTCGTTCGCGGGGACGGCGCGACGGTCGCGATCGAGTGCAAGTGGCGCGCGGCCGGCTTCGACCCGAAGAACCTGAAGGCATTCCGCTCGCGGTATCCCGGCGGCGACAACTTCGTGGTGACCGACGATACGGCGACCTCGTACGTCCGTGACTACAGCGGGGCAGCGGTCCGTTTCGTCAACCTGCCCGACCTGATCCGGCGCGTCGTGAGCGGATCGTAGCCCTCGCGTTGCGAAGTACGTCAAGATATACGTGAAGACACGAACAGTGCGTGTGCTCGCGAAGGATGGGACGTAGATGCGGAGAATTCGGAAGGTTGTCGAGCCACGATTCGGAGCGGGGCTGTTTCTCGCACTCGTATCTGCGGCGCCGGCAACGGCCCAGACGGTCGGCGAGATCGGCGGCGCGGTGACGGACATGCAGGGGCTCGCCGTACCGGGCGTGACGGTCACGCTGGAAGCAGAGGCGTTGATCGGGCCGCAGACGGCGGTGACCCTGGTCGACGGCTCGTACAGGTTTCGCGCGCTCGGACGCGGGTCGTACGACCTGACGTTCGAGATCCCCGGGTTCCGCACCCTCGTGCGCGAAGGCGTGATCGTCGAGGGCAGCCGCGCGGTGCGCATCGACGCGGCGCTGGAGCTGGCGACCGTGGCCGAGACGATCACGGTCTCCGGCGACGCGCCGGTGGTCGACCTGAAGACCACCGCGCTGGTAAACGACTTCGGCGTTGAGGAGCTGCAGGACGTGCCGTCCGCCACCGACGTCTGGGCGGTGCTCGGGCAGACGCCCGGGGTCCGGATGCGCGGCTTCGACGTCGGCGGCTCGCACAAGAGCCAGCAGACCGGCTACGAGAGCTTCGGCATCCGCGACCAGAACCGGGTGCTCGCCGACGGCGTCGACACGACGGAGGGCGAGGGGGGCACCGGCTTCTACTTCGACTACTACTCGATCGGTGAGTTCACGACGACGGCGGCCGGGGCCGACGTGCAGATGACCGCGCCCGGCTCGCTCGTCATGATGACGATGAAGAGCGGCGGCAACGATTGGAGCGGGATGCTCCACGGCGACTACGAGCACGAGAGCTTCGTCGGCGACAACATCGACGACGCGCTGGCGTCGCGCGGCTACACCGGCAACCCGAACCTGCTCTTCTTCGAGACACACGCCGACCTCGGCGGCCCGATAGCGCGCGACCGGGCCTGGTTCTACGGCTTCTACAACCACTTCCGCATCGACAAGGCGGTGTCCGGCGTGGACCGCGCCGTCGCCACCGACCTCGGCGACTTCGATCAGTTCGGGGGCAAGGTCACCGTGCAGGCCAGCCGGCGGGACCGCTTCATCGGCTACACGAACTGGGGCCTCAAGCAGAAGCCGAAGCGCGGGCTGTCGACCGACGTGGGGCCCGACTCCGTGCTGGCCCAGGACAGTTGGAGCTGGGCGCACAAGGCCGAGTGGCAGCGCGTCTGGAACGACCGCACCTTCACGGCGACGGCGCTCAAGCATTTCGGCTTCGGCTGGCCGATGGTGCCGCAGGTGGACCCGGTGCAGTTCCCGCCGCGGCTCGACACCGCGACCGGCCGCCTGAGCGGAGCGGGCTGGTTTCCGGGTGTCACCGGCTCGCCGCCGTTCACCTTCCGCCGCTGGAAGCCGCAGGTGACGGTGACTGCCAACCACTACACGCCGGCGTTCGGCGGCAGCCACGATCTGAAGGCGGGCTACGAGTTCCAGATCGACAGCAGCCGCTTCGGGTCGAACGCCAACTCGGGGCACGTCCGCTACCTGGACGACAGCGCCAACGCGCGTCCGTTCCACGTCGACCGCATCACGCTGTTCAGCATGCCGGCGGAAGGAGAGATCTCATCCGACGACCGGAACCGGCATCACGCGCTGTTCCTGCAGGACACGTGGCGACCGACCGACCGCCTGGCCCTGAACCTCGGCGTGCGGTACGAGCAGCAGCACACCTACTTCCTGGGGTCGACGGCGGCTCCCTACTTCGCCGAGATCTTCCCGTCGGGAGCCACCGCCGGCCGGACGAACGTGGTCTGGAACACGTGGGCGCCGCGCATCGGCGCGACGTTCGCCTTCGCGCCGCGGACGGTGCTCAAGGGGCACTACGGTCGCTACTACGTGAACCTGGCGGATGCGCACGCCGCCGCCAACCCCGGCGGCACCGCCTGGGTGCGCTACGACTTCCTCGATCCGAACGCCAACGGGATCTACGACGGTCCGGACGAGCTCGGGGCGGTCCTGGACCAGCAGGGGGCGGTCGGCGCGCTCTCGGCCGAGGGGACGCCGGTGGATCCCGATCTGGCGCCGGAGTACGTCGACGAGATGGGCGCGTCGTTCGAGCACGAGCTGGCCGCCGACACGTCCATCCGTGTCTCCTGGGTCCGCAAGGCGCTCAACGGCGACAGCGGTCTGTGGAACGTCGCGCAGCAGACGGCGCTGCTCGACGGGCGCGGCGTCTCCTGCGCGGAAGACCCGGACTGGGCCTGTCCGCTGAACGCGTTGACCGGCGCTCGGTTGCGGGTGCAGCGCGTGCCGGACGACGTGGCGGGCATGGTGGACACCCGGATCGCCGCCTTTCCCGGCATGGGGGCCGACTACGACACCTTCCAGCTCGCGGTGAACCGGCGTTTCTCGAGCGGCTACCTGTTGCAGGCGAGCGTCGACTACCAGTGGCGCGACGAGTTCCGCGCGGCCGCCGGCGAGTCGCGCAGCCCGCTCTTCGCCGACCCGCTGGTGGTCGGCGCGGGCGGGCACGGCCGCATCTGGCAGAACCACGGCCTCGACGTCGACTTCCGGCAGCGGACCACCAACTGGGGCGGCCGGTTGCTGGCGCGGGCGCCGCTGCCGTACGGCGTCGGGTTCTCCGCCAACGTCCGGTATCAGAGCGGCTGGCCCTACGCGTTCATCCAGCGGGTGGACATCCCGGGCGTCGGCACCAACCAGCCGATCTTTCTGACCGATCTGTCCGCCAACCGGTCGGAGAACGTGACGCTGGTGGATCTGCGCTTGGAAAAAGTGCTCGACGTCGGATCCGGCGGTCGGCTCACGCTGATGGCCGACGTCTACAACGCGCTCAATTCCAACGCCGTGACCAACTTCTCGCTGCGCACCGGTGACGACGAGCGGGTCATCGCGGCCCTCGACCCGATCGCGCTGAAGCTGGGGGCCAGGTTCCAGTTCTGAGCTCGCCAGGAGGTTCCCGGACCACCGTCACCGCTCCCGGCCGAGCGCCGCGCGGGCGCACAGCCCGCCCGCGAGCAACCCGAACAGGTGCGCTTCCCAGGAGACATGGTCGCCGCGCGGGAGGACGCCGGCGATCATCCCGCCGTAGACGACGACCACGACGATCGCGACGGCTATCGATTGCAGGCTCCGTTCGTAGTACCCGCGGGCGACCAGCAACCCGAAGTAGCCGAAGATGAGACCGCTGGCGCCGATGTGCGCCGCGTGCCTGCCGAACACCCACAGCCCGAGGCCGCCGAGCAGGACGATGGCCGGCGTCACCGCGAGGTAGTAGGCGACCCCGCGGGCAACCACCATACCGCCCAGGATCAACAGCGGAACGGTGTTCGCGAGCAGGTGGGCGAACGAGCCGTGCACCAGGGGTGCGCTGAGAATGCCGGGCAGCCCCTCGATGCGGCGCGGCACGAGCGCCAGGGCGTAGATGAGCCGCTCGTCCACGAACAGGCCGTACAGGGACACCGCCCAGACGAGGGTCAGGGACCCGAGCAGGATGGCGGCGCGGGACTTCCAGGAGATCAGGTCGATCATGGATCGCGGTTCCTCTATCGATCATGCTCGAAACCGGGGCGTCCTCCAAGTGGTCCGGACAAGCAGGGTTGCCACGCGGGCGCGTTGCGGCTCTCGGCGCTGCGCGGGGTTCCGCCACGGACTGCCGGGCGAGGTTCACGGGGAGAGATGTTGCCTCCAGAGCACCGGGCATCGCGCGTCGCGAATTCACATAAATTAGCTGCAGGTAATTTTTATTCAAATGTAATTGAATAAAGTGTCGCGTCTTGCCACAATGAGATGTGGCTCGCCGAGGACGGCTGCCGACCTCGTGTCCGAGTTGCAGCGGTGACCTGCGGGTAGCGCGGCTCGTGTGTCCGGAGTGCGAGACGGCGGTGCAGGGCGACTACCTGTTGCCTGCGCTGTCGCGGCTCGGCAGCGAGGATCAGCAGTTCGCGCTCGCTTTCATCCTGCGCAGCGGCAGCCTGAAGGAGATGGCAAGACTGTACGGCGTGTCGTATCCGACCGTCCGCAACCGGTTGGATGACCTGATCGCGCGCCTGAGCGCGATCATCGAATCGCAGGAGGCGGAGGCGGCGGCAGAAGACGCCGCCGGAGTTGACGCTGATGGCGGAGGCGGATGAGGAGACACCGATGCCACCGGTGACAGCCCCGACGCCGCAAGCGAAGACACCGAGGCCGCAGGAGGGAAGACGCCGATGCCGCAGGAAACGACCCATGGCGCCGTGGTTCCGCGAGAGATGACCGTCGTCCGATGGCTGTTCAATCCGTTCGTCCGGATCGGCGGGGAGCAGGCGTTGGCGATTGGACTGATCGTGATCGTCGCCAGCGGACTGGCCGCGGCCGCCGCCGGCGTTCACTTCGACGGACTGATCGACTTCCACCCGGGCTACCGCGTGTCGTTCTGGGTGCCGATCGTCGAAGGCCTCTTGAACTGGTCCGTGATTGCGGTGCTTCTGGTGCTGGTTTCGTTCCTTGTCGCGCCGCGAACGGTGCGCGTCGTCGACATCGCCGGCACGCAGGCTCTGGCACGATTCCCGCTGCTTCTCGGTGCACTGGCCTGCGTACCGGGGCCGGTTCGCGAGGCCAACGAAGAGCTGGTCGCCGCCGCGGTCGACGGTCGGATGGTCACGCCACCGGCTGCGAACCTCGTCGCGGGACTGTTTGCAAGCATCTGTGCGATCTGGATGGTCTGGCTCATGTGGAAGGCGTTCTCGGTCTCCTGCAACCAGCGCGGAGGCCGAGCCGTGGCGATCTTCGTGGCGGCCGTCATCGCCGGCGAGGTAGCGACGAAGATCCTGCTGGGCCGGCTGCTCGGGGGCTTAGCGGCCGCGGGTGTACCCGGGGGAAGCTGACGTTCGGCGCGGCGTGGTTAGACCGAGGAGGGCGTCGAATGTTCGTAAACGGACAAGGCGAGCCGGACGGGCCATGGCGGATTTCCCACAGGACGATCATGTGGGCGATCACGTTCAGCGTCTTTCTGCCGCTCTTGTTCGTGGTCGGCATCCTCGTAGTCCGTGGCACTCGCCCGATCGAGGTGCGAGTAACCGATCGTCACCTGGAGGTCACCGGGGAGTACGGGGTCACTCTCTCAATGGATGCGATCGTCGAGGCTGCGCTCGAGCCGACGATGCCGCGCCAGCGCCGTCGGTTGACCGGCTATCGGCTCGGCGAGCTGCGAAACGGCCGTTACCGGGTCGAGGCACTCGGCGAGGGCATGTTCTATACGAGGACGAACAGCCCGCCGCACCTCCTGGTGCGAACGCCGGAGACGTTCGTGGTCATCAACTTTCGCGACGCCGAACGCACGCGCGCGCTTCATGCGGAGTTGATGGCAGCCCTGCAGGAGCGCGACCAGCGCTCGCGGTAGTTCTTGGCTTGAATCGATCTCGCAGGGGAAAACACCTGATGGCGCAAGAGACGACGAATGGCGACCGGGCTCGACCGCGGCCGTTTCCGTGGAGCGCACTGCCGGTAGTCGTGCTCGCCGTGCTGGCCGCCGCAGTCGCCGGGTGCGGTGACGACGGCAGCAGCCCGACCGCGCCGACTCCCACCGTCCCGCCGGTTGTCGACACGCAATCGGACGAGGACGCGGCGCGGCAGTCGGTCGACGCATGGCTGTTGCTGCTCGACGCCGGAGACTACTCGGAGGCGTACGACGCGACCGGGACCATATTCCGGGAGGAGGTGACGCCCGAAGAGTTTCGGACCGCCATGGAAGAGCGGCAGGCCATCCTGGGCGCTGTCGAGTCCCGTACGCTGAGCAGCACGCAACGCCTGTCGATTGTGCCCGACGCGCCGCCCGGCGACTACTTCATATTCGAGATCGACGGCGTCTACGAGTTGCGGCCGAACGCGCGCGAACGGGTCACGGCGGTATCGGAATCCGACGGGTGGCCGGTCGTCGGCATCTACCTCATT
Encoded proteins:
- a CDS encoding TonB-dependent receptor, which codes for MRRIRKVVEPRFGAGLFLALVSAAPATAQTVGEIGGAVTDMQGLAVPGVTVTLEAEALIGPQTAVTLVDGSYRFRALGRGSYDLTFEIPGFRTLVREGVIVEGSRAVRIDAALELATVAETITVSGDAPVVDLKTTALVNDFGVEELQDVPSATDVWAVLGQTPGVRMRGFDVGGSHKSQQTGYESFGIRDQNRVLADGVDTTEGEGGTGFYFDYYSIGEFTTTAAGADVQMTAPGSLVMMTMKSGGNDWSGMLHGDYEHESFVGDNIDDALASRGYTGNPNLLFFETHADLGGPIARDRAWFYGFYNHFRIDKAVSGVDRAVATDLGDFDQFGGKVTVQASRRDRFIGYTNWGLKQKPKRGLSTDVGPDSVLAQDSWSWAHKAEWQRVWNDRTFTATALKHFGFGWPMVPQVDPVQFPPRLDTATGRLSGAGWFPGVTGSPPFTFRRWKPQVTVTANHYTPAFGGSHDLKAGYEFQIDSSRFGSNANSGHVRYLDDSANARPFHVDRITLFSMPAEGEISSDDRNRHHALFLQDTWRPTDRLALNLGVRYEQQHTYFLGSTAAPYFAEIFPSGATAGRTNVVWNTWAPRIGATFAFAPRTVLKGHYGRYYVNLADAHAAANPGGTAWVRYDFLDPNANGIYDGPDELGAVLDQQGAVGALSAEGTPVDPDLAPEYVDEMGASFEHELAADTSIRVSWVRKALNGDSGLWNVAQQTALLDGRGVSCAEDPDWACPLNALTGARLRVQRVPDDVAGMVDTRIAAFPGMGADYDTFQLAVNRRFSSGYLLQASVDYQWRDEFRAAAGESRSPLFADPLVVGAGGHGRIWQNHGLDVDFRQRTTNWGGRLLARAPLPYGVGFSANVRYQSGWPYAFIQRVDIPGVGTNQPIFLTDLSANRSENVTLVDLRLEKVLDVGSGGRLTLMADVYNALNSNAVTNFSLRTGDDERVIAALDPIALKLGARFQF
- a CDS encoding DUF4019 domain-containing protein, with the protein product MYPGEADVRRGVVRPRRASNVRKRTRRAGRAMADFPQDDHVGDHVQRLSAALVRGRHPRSPWHSPDRGASNRSSPGGHRGVRGHSLNGCDRRGCARADDAAPAPSVDRLSARRAAKRPLPGRGTRRGHVLYEDEQPAAPPGANAGDVRGHQLSRRRTHARASCGVDGSPAGARPALAVVLGLNRSRRGKHLMAQETTNGDRARPRPFPWSALPVVVLAVLAAAVAGCGDDGSSPTAPTPTVPPVVDTQSDEDAARQSVDAWLLLLDAGDYSEAYDATGTIFREEVTPEEFRTAMEERQAILGAVESRTLSSTQRLSIVPDAPPGDYFIFEIDGVYELRPNARERVTAVSESDGWPVVGIYLIR
- a CDS encoding DUF2089 domain-containing protein, which codes for MARRGRLPTSCPSCSGDLRVARLVCPECETAVQGDYLLPALSRLGSEDQQFALAFILRSGSLKEMARLYGVSYPTVRNRLDDLIARLSAIIESQEAEAAAEDAAGVDADGGGG
- a CDS encoding ATP-binding protein, giving the protein MQSWHRMVLRRYWIETIERLWREKSVLWLSGVRRVGKTFLCRSLPEVEYFDCELPSTRRTLEDPERFLRDVVGRRIVVDEIQRLRNPSELLKIAADYHPETRVIATGSSSLGASRRFRDTLTDRKRDLRLTPMIPQDEVEFGARGIDHRFTHGGLPPFFLAAERPERGFQEWLDSYWARDIQELFRVERRWSFLRFVELVLAQSGGVFEAARFARPCEISRTTVVNYLRVLEDTFVVQVVRPYSARRASEIVAAPKVYGFDTGFVCLFKGWNHLRDEDRGVLWEHYVLNEYLARALDQRVRYWRDKRGHEIDFVLVRGDGATVAIECKWRAAGFDPKNLKAFRSRYPGGDNFVVTDDTATSYVRDYSGAAVRFVNLPDLIRRVVSGS
- a CDS encoding P44/Msp2 family outer membrane protein — translated: MTLRRSTSLRCVPRCRLLAASFDEFQGRRHERLGDDLLADDRHGHFETHGALRAQEQPPARVETAGPDYRRVAELHRDGQRADGTVRQGHRPRAADDDDISVDGLDAVGGSDRHRPEAGDRRCEGAVPRRTDDDRLGGQCKGSLRPLAAERLVAEHAVEHRKAGRIPHLGAQRLAHLFEAGHLDHHSPRIENDRVIRIRKCLGASRIGRIDTRSSHRQIEVHLRLLGGQADGGVAVAVDSQNAPALRALRAHARRSHALWQLGLELLRLAIDELGSGLQLPCQLDALHGGGHRRCSARQGQRGAQHSLPGTAGDSRVVTTSRAHGHLDFSHAPNPSYSVNKGLLSVTSSGPAEELMRLASLIAPAACGILVLSSVTDAAAQNGAGERRSGWYIGGGGGTNRASEIEQTGFNRDPLCYPTDACFDENPRPEFPGYRWAYDLDSAAGATFDVSVGYVLERARLELSFGQRRNDVDQMFRSVTTFDGTALEDRRGSTVTSDTTSSIDNVTVRTLAVSAYYHFRDAASAFSPYVGAGVGPAFVDVRGVRFSDEYFDTSGNDAAYDPPLSSYNARLDDDFTGTVPAAHAHAGVDFGLNYRTALGVKLTYSMLGDVEYTGTYQQHAAHRLDPDFTHTDTFAGARYWSLQFTVRYVLGG
- a CDS encoding rhomboid family intramembrane serine protease codes for the protein MIDLISWKSRAAILLGSLTLVWAVSLYGLFVDERLIYALALVPRRIEGLPGILSAPLVHGSFAHLLANTVPLLILGGMVVARGVAYYLAVTPAIVLLGGLGLWVFGRHAAHIGASGLIFGYFGLLVARGYYERSLQSIAVAIVVVVVYGGMIAGVLPRGDHVSWEAHLFGLLAGGLCARAALGRER